The following are encoded together in the Oceanobacillus zhaokaii genome:
- a CDS encoding endonuclease I family protein — protein sequence MGGFVPDGNLKSVYSGEERNPEDVIKKDFQAVLKRMDRLSKLTSAQTAGEDQLRKVAIAFPFNCEHVVPQSWFNEQEPMRGDIHHLFTCDPGCNSIRSNYPYHDFSDYAPENAGIKRVEDECGKAEEGLFEPEYGKGTVARAMLYFMIRYQDEIENVHKETIDTKLLLEWHQQFPPKLYEKHRNQSIHDIQGNRNPFIDFPDKMYQVFD from the coding sequence ATGGGTGGATTTGTACCGGATGGAAACCTTAAGAGTGTTTATTCCGGGGAAGAGCGAAACCCGGAAGATGTCATAAAAAAGGATTTTCAAGCGGTATTAAAACGTATGGATCGGCTCAGCAAGCTGACATCTGCGCAAACTGCGGGAGAGGATCAGCTTCGAAAAGTTGCAATTGCTTTTCCTTTTAACTGTGAACATGTAGTGCCACAATCATGGTTCAATGAACAAGAGCCGATGCGTGGGGATATTCATCATTTATTCACCTGTGATCCTGGCTGTAATTCGATACGGAGTAACTATCCCTATCATGATTTTTCCGATTATGCACCCGAAAATGCTGGAATCAAACGGGTTGAAGATGAGTGTGGAAAGGCCGAAGAGGGGTTATTTGAACCTGAGTATGGAAAAGGAACAGTGGCGAGGGCGATGCTGTATTTTATGATTAGATACCAGGATGAAATAGAAAATGTCCATAAAGAAACCATCGACACCAAACTGCTTCTGGAATGGCACCAGCAATTCCCACCCAAGCTTTATGAAAAACACCGTAACCAATCAATCCATGATATTCAGGGAAATCGTAATCCATTTATTGATTTCCCGGATAAAATGTACCAGGTTTTTGATTAA
- a CDS encoding energy-coupling factor transporter transmembrane component T family protein, producing the protein MNNSLIIGQYVPGNSLVHKLDPRTKITIIFFYVFTVFFANSLPSYSVLVVFALACMFTSRVPIRFIIKGLTPVWFLIIFTFILHLFVTKEGTIIFDFWIFEFYSGGVIQGIAISIRFFLLILVTSLLTLTTTPIEITDAIEDMLRPLNKVRFPVHELALMMSISLRFIPTLMQETDKISRAQASRGVDFRTGPIKDRIKAVVPLLVPLFVSAFKRAEELAMAMEARGYQGGEGRTKLRELKIELRDIMVYLLFACVMILLFLTRTYS; encoded by the coding sequence ATGAATAATTCCTTAATTATTGGTCAGTATGTCCCCGGTAATTCACTTGTTCATAAATTGGACCCGAGAACAAAGATTACGATTATCTTTTTCTATGTATTTACCGTGTTTTTTGCAAATAGTTTGCCGAGCTACAGTGTACTGGTCGTATTTGCACTTGCATGCATGTTCACCTCAAGAGTGCCAATACGGTTTATTATAAAGGGTCTTACCCCGGTATGGTTCTTAATTATATTTACGTTTATTTTGCACTTATTTGTTACAAAAGAAGGAACTATTATTTTTGATTTCTGGATTTTTGAATTTTACTCTGGTGGTGTCATTCAAGGGATTGCTATTTCGATCCGGTTCTTCCTGTTAATCCTTGTGACCTCATTGCTTACATTAACAACGACACCGATTGAAATAACCGATGCAATTGAAGACATGCTCCGACCATTAAACAAAGTTAGATTTCCAGTCCATGAGCTTGCATTGATGATGTCGATTTCCTTACGCTTTATTCCTACACTAATGCAGGAAACAGATAAGATTTCAAGGGCACAAGCATCGCGCGGTGTTGATTTTAGGACAGGGCCAATAAAGGACCGGATTAAGGCAGTTGTGCCACTGTTGGTTCCCCTGTTTGTCAGTGCATTTAAACGAGCAGAAGAGCTCGCAATGGCAATGGAGGCGCGTGGGTATCAAGGTGGAGAAGGGCGTACCAAGCTGCGAGAACTGAAAATTGAACTCCGGGATATCATGGTCTATCTTCTATTTGCATGTGTCATGATTTTATTATTTTTAACACGAACGTATTCGTAA
- the sspO gene encoding small acid-soluble spore protein O, producing MSKDSKNKLTGNVSDEQAVRKNLSKEFDHEFANEPLTPEEKYNNKKTKKRQ from the coding sequence ATGAGCAAGGATTCTAAGAATAAATTAACTGGAAATGTTAGTGACGAGCAAGCGGTGCGGAAAAATTTATCAAAGGAATTTGATCATGAATTTGCAAATGAGCCATTAACACCTGAAGAGAAATATAATAATAAGAAAACGAAGAAACGGCAGTAA
- a CDS encoding energy-coupling factor ABC transporter ATP-binding protein, which produces MDIKFENVTYIYQPNSPFEHKALSDVSFHIESGSFVAIIGHTGSGKSTLINHLNGLSVPTEGIVSIGDYHLSKEDKPKNMKELRSRVGVVFQYPEHQLFEETVERDIAFGPENFNVPKEEIKKRIEAIIPAVGLPENVLERSPFDLSGGQMRRVAIAGVLAVKPDVLVLDEPTAGLDPRGQKEIMEMFYRLHKEQGLTTVLVTHSMEDAVKYADQVIILNKGTKYMEGRPEEVFTQKEALNQVQLDVPEMVRFLNSFNERFSENIPFEKQTIKDLAQAIQPVVKGAKV; this is translated from the coding sequence ATGGACATTAAATTCGAGAACGTAACTTACATTTATCAACCTAATTCACCATTCGAACATAAGGCATTATCTGATGTTTCATTTCATATTGAATCTGGTTCGTTTGTAGCAATTATCGGTCACACCGGTTCCGGTAAGTCAACGTTGATTAATCATTTAAACGGTCTATCTGTGCCAACAGAGGGGATTGTATCAATTGGTGATTATCATCTGTCAAAGGAAGACAAGCCGAAGAATATGAAAGAATTACGCAGCCGAGTTGGCGTTGTTTTTCAATATCCAGAGCATCAATTATTTGAAGAAACCGTTGAGAGGGATATTGCGTTTGGCCCCGAGAACTTCAATGTTCCAAAAGAAGAGATTAAAAAACGTATCGAGGCGATTATCCCTGCAGTAGGACTGCCTGAAAACGTATTAGAGCGGTCGCCATTCGATTTAAGTGGCGGACAGATGCGCAGGGTCGCGATTGCTGGTGTTCTGGCCGTTAAACCAGATGTACTCGTATTAGACGAGCCGACAGCTGGACTTGATCCTCGTGGACAGAAGGAAATTATGGAAATGTTTTATCGTTTACACAAGGAACAAGGCTTAACGACTGTTCTTGTCACACATAGCATGGAGGATGCTGTAAAGTATGCGGATCAAGTAATCATTTTAAATAAAGGGACCAAGTATATGGAAGGAAGGCCTGAGGAGGTTTTTACTCAAAAAGAAGCACTCAATCAAGTACAATTAGATGTACCTGAGATGGTTCGCTTTTTGAACTCCTTCAATGAGAGATTCAGCGAGAATATTCCTTTTGAAAAGCAAACGATCAAGGATCTAGCACAGGCGATACAGCCGGTAGTTAAAGGAGCGAAAGTATAA
- the uxaC gene encoding glucuronate isomerase — MKTFITDDFLLYNETARELFHNTAKNLPIIDYHNHLNQYEILEDKNYSNLAEVWLGGDHYKWRGMRANGISEDYITGNKSDYEKFLAWAKTVPNTLGNPLYHWTHLELLRYFDIDELLNEKSAPAIWEAANAKLATKELSTRALLKNKNVEFVGTTDDPTDDLEAHKALAKEDFSITVSPSFRPDKGLAIENDDFLAWVEKLEQATNTSVKNYEAFLNGLASRVDYFDEHGCRSSDHGINVIFYEAATKEEVSAIFEKRLNNEALSAKEVEQFKTYTMVTLGELYADKGWVMQFHMNPLRNNSTRMFRKIGPDAGFDSIGDNLLASKLSSLLDAMDINDKLPKTILYSLNARDNDILAAMAGNFQTDEIPGKVQFGTAWWFNDTIDGMEDQMKTLANMGLISNFVGMLTDSRSFLSFPRHEYFRRILCNLLGTWVEQGKAPKDMQLLETYVRNICYNNAKRFFTI, encoded by the coding sequence GTGAAAACTTTTATAACAGACGATTTTCTACTTTACAATGAAACGGCCAGAGAACTCTTTCATAACACAGCAAAAAATCTACCGATCATAGATTATCATAACCATTTGAACCAATATGAAATCTTAGAAGATAAAAATTACTCCAATTTAGCAGAAGTGTGGCTTGGAGGAGACCATTATAAATGGCGTGGAATGAGAGCTAACGGGATTAGTGAAGATTATATTACTGGAAATAAGAGTGACTATGAGAAATTCCTTGCATGGGCAAAGACTGTACCTAACACTTTAGGTAATCCATTATACCACTGGACCCATTTAGAATTGCTCCGTTACTTTGATATTGATGAGCTTTTAAATGAGAAGTCAGCGCCAGCGATTTGGGAAGCTGCAAACGCGAAGCTAGCAACGAAAGAATTGTCTACGAGAGCATTATTAAAAAATAAAAATGTCGAATTTGTCGGTACCACAGATGACCCAACAGATGACCTAGAAGCACATAAAGCATTAGCGAAGGAAGACTTCTCGATTACTGTTTCTCCTTCTTTCCGTCCTGATAAAGGATTAGCAATTGAAAATGATGATTTTCTTGCTTGGGTTGAGAAGCTGGAACAAGCAACGAACACTTCTGTTAAAAATTATGAAGCATTCTTAAATGGATTGGCAAGTCGCGTAGATTACTTTGATGAACATGGCTGCCGCAGCTCGGATCATGGAATTAATGTGATTTTCTATGAAGCAGCAACAAAAGAAGAAGTATCTGCTATTTTTGAGAAGCGTCTAAATAATGAAGCGTTGTCTGCAAAGGAAGTTGAACAGTTTAAAACCTATACAATGGTTACATTAGGTGAGTTGTATGCAGATAAAGGCTGGGTAATGCAGTTCCATATGAACCCATTACGTAATAACAGTACACGCATGTTTAGAAAAATTGGACCAGACGCAGGATTTGACTCTATTGGCGACAATTTACTTGCGAGCAAGCTTTCAAGTCTGTTAGATGCAATGGATATTAATGACAAGCTTCCAAAAACGATTCTATACAGCTTAAATGCAAGAGATAATGATATTCTTGCTGCAATGGCTGGTAATTTCCAAACAGATGAAATTCCTGGTAAAGTCCAATTTGGAACAGCATGGTGGTTTAACGATACAATCGACGGTATGGAAGATCAAATGAAGACGTTAGCGAATATGGGACTTATCAGTAATTTTGTCGGCATGCTAACAGACTCTAGAAGCTTCCTTTCCTTCCCAAGACATGAGTATTTCCGAAGAATTCTATGTAATTTATTAGGAACATGGGTTGAACAAGGAAAAGCGCCGAAAGATATGCAGTTATTAGAAACATACGTAAGAAATATTTGCTACAACAATGCAAAACGCTTCTTCACAATATGA
- the gndA gene encoding NADP-dependent phosphogluconate dehydrogenase, with amino-acid sequence MSKQQIGVIGLAVMGKNLALNIESRGYSVAVFNRSYDKTEAFLANEAKGKNFVGGKTIEEFVNSLEKPRKILLMVKAGAATDATIESLQPYLEKGDILIDGGNTLFEDTIRRNKMLDETGIHFIGTGVSGGEEGALNGPSMMPGGQKEAYELVAPIFEAISAKVDGDPCVTYIGPNGAGHFVKMVHNGIEYGDMQLISEAYFILKHVLGMEADELHEVFTEWNKGELDSYLIEITADIFTKKDDETGKALVDVIMDKAGQKGTGKWTSKNALDLGVPLPLITESVFARFISSLKDERVAASKVLSGPSAEKYEGNREELVEAIRKALYMSKIVSYAQGFAQMRAASEENNWDLQFGDIAMIWRGGCIIRANFLQKIKDAYDREPALANLMLDPYFKEIVEGYQSALREVVSVAIKHGIAVPTFASAIAYYDSYRSEDLSANLIQAQRDYFGAHTYERKDKEGVFHTNWF; translated from the coding sequence ATGTCAAAACAACAAATTGGTGTAATTGGTTTAGCGGTAATGGGGAAAAACTTAGCATTAAACATTGAAAGCAGAGGATATTCTGTAGCGGTATTTAACCGTTCATACGATAAAACAGAAGCATTCCTTGCGAATGAAGCAAAAGGAAAGAACTTTGTTGGTGGCAAAACAATTGAGGAATTTGTTAACTCTTTAGAAAAACCACGTAAAATTTTGCTTATGGTTAAAGCTGGTGCAGCAACAGATGCAACAATTGAATCATTACAACCATATCTTGAAAAAGGCGATATCTTAATTGATGGTGGTAATACACTATTCGAAGATACTATCCGTCGTAATAAAATGTTAGACGAAACTGGTATTCACTTCATTGGAACAGGGGTTTCTGGTGGAGAAGAAGGAGCCCTTAACGGACCTTCTATGATGCCAGGTGGTCAAAAAGAAGCTTATGAACTTGTAGCACCAATCTTTGAAGCTATTTCTGCAAAAGTTGATGGTGATCCATGTGTGACATATATTGGGCCAAACGGTGCGGGACATTTCGTTAAAATGGTACACAACGGAATCGAATACGGTGATATGCAATTGATTTCTGAAGCATACTTCATCTTGAAACATGTACTTGGCATGGAAGCAGATGAGCTTCATGAAGTATTTACAGAATGGAATAAAGGTGAACTAGATAGTTACCTAATCGAGATTACTGCTGACATCTTCACTAAGAAAGATGATGAAACAGGGAAAGCACTTGTTGATGTAATCATGGATAAAGCAGGACAAAAAGGTACTGGTAAATGGACAAGTAAAAATGCATTAGATTTAGGTGTTCCACTTCCATTAATCACTGAATCTGTATTTGCTCGCTTCATTTCTTCCTTGAAGGATGAACGTGTTGCAGCAAGTAAAGTATTAAGCGGACCGAGTGCTGAAAAATACGAAGGTAACCGTGAAGAACTTGTTGAAGCAATCCGTAAAGCATTGTATATGAGTAAAATTGTATCTTATGCACAAGGTTTCGCACAGATGCGTGCAGCTTCAGAAGAAAACAACTGGGATCTTCAATTCGGTGATATCGCAATGATCTGGCGTGGTGGATGTATCATCCGTGCTAACTTCCTGCAAAAGATTAAAGATGCATATGATCGTGAACCAGCTCTTGCAAACTTAATGCTTGATCCTTACTTCAAGGAGATCGTTGAAGGATATCAATCAGCATTACGTGAAGTTGTATCCGTAGCAATTAAACATGGTATTGCTGTACCAACATTCGCAAGCGCGATCGCTTACTATGACAGCTATCGTTCTGAAGATTTATCAGCTAACTTAATTCAAGCACAACGTGACTACTTCGGTGCACATACGTACGAACGCAAAGATAAAGAGGGCGTATTCCACACGAACTGGTTCTAA
- a CDS encoding ROK family transcriptional regulator — protein MNTGDASYIKQLNRRILIEEIIKNRSLSRSDLARITGLNKATVSAQVSDLIAEKIVMEKKEGESITRGRKPILLELNANGAFSIGIDIVEDYINIIFMNLKGEAFHKVRITLQDAVLEYAVDQLIVTITPLIEKFKKDYQPNGLVGISVGIHGIVNDKEEIIFTPKQKWSNINIKDRLEEALQTTVYIDNNANLSVFAEQAFDDPIADLFCITLYSGIGLGIINENKIYRGYQGFAGEIGHMVVESKGLPCSCGNTGCWELYASERALLEALEKADSPTSLQATSKVLPASENSAMAIDSYLDYLAVGINNIINIFNPEKIILNGAIINGNSPFITEIEHKLKSKINNYREIRASRLGEYSCALGGAAFVIKNFFGVNKIDYTGYEYFTSIYDV, from the coding sequence ATGAATACAGGGGATGCAAGCTATATAAAACAATTGAATAGAAGAATATTGATTGAGGAAATTATCAAAAATAGATCCCTGTCGAGAAGTGATTTGGCAAGGATTACTGGCTTGAATAAAGCTACCGTATCCGCACAAGTAAGTGATTTAATTGCTGAAAAAATCGTAATGGAGAAGAAAGAAGGCGAATCGATTACTCGTGGTAGAAAGCCAATCCTTCTCGAATTAAATGCAAACGGGGCCTTTAGTATCGGGATTGATATCGTCGAGGATTATATCAATATTATCTTTATGAATTTAAAGGGAGAAGCATTCCATAAGGTGCGAATAACACTTCAGGATGCGGTTCTAGAGTATGCAGTAGATCAATTAATTGTAACAATTACACCTTTAATTGAAAAATTCAAGAAGGATTACCAGCCAAACGGGCTTGTCGGCATAAGTGTCGGCATCCATGGTATCGTGAACGATAAGGAGGAAATTATTTTCACTCCAAAACAGAAGTGGTCCAACATTAATATAAAGGATCGACTCGAGGAAGCATTACAAACCACTGTCTATATTGATAATAATGCGAACTTAAGTGTCTTCGCAGAACAAGCTTTTGACGATCCAATCGCAGACCTGTTTTGTATTACATTATATTCAGGGATTGGATTAGGAATTATCAATGAAAATAAAATCTATCGCGGTTACCAAGGCTTTGCTGGAGAAATAGGGCATATGGTTGTTGAATCGAAGGGCTTACCTTGCTCTTGTGGCAATACAGGCTGCTGGGAGTTATATGCCTCAGAACGGGCATTATTGGAAGCTTTGGAAAAAGCCGATTCCCCTACTTCTCTTCAAGCGACCAGCAAAGTATTGCCTGCTAGTGAGAATTCAGCAATGGCCATAGATTCCTACCTCGATTATCTAGCGGTTGGCATCAATAATATTATTAATATCTTTAATCCAGAAAAGATTATTCTTAATGGTGCCATAATAAATGGAAATTCTCCTTTTATTACAGAAATCGAGCATAAACTTAAGTCAAAAATTAATAATTACCGTGAAATTAGAGCTTCCAGGTTAGGGGAATATTCCTGTGCTTTAGGTGGAGCGGCATTCGTAATTAAGAATTTTTTCGGTGTGAATAAAATTGATTATACTGGATATGAATACTTTACTTCTATTTATGATGTGTGA
- the rplM gene encoding 50S ribosomal protein L13: MRTTFMANEANIERKWLVVDAEGQRLGRLSSEVAAILRGKHKPTYTPHADTGDNVIIINAEKIELTGNKINDKMYYNHSGHPGGMRERNADEMRTKYPQEMLERAIKGMLPKGPLGRKMAKKLHVYRGPEHNNQAQKPEVYELRG, from the coding sequence ATGCGCACAACTTTTATGGCGAATGAAGCTAATATCGAACGCAAATGGCTTGTTGTGGATGCTGAAGGTCAAAGACTTGGTCGTTTATCAAGTGAAGTTGCTGCAATCCTTCGTGGAAAGCACAAACCAACTTACACACCACATGCAGACACAGGAGATAATGTTATCATTATCAATGCTGAGAAAATAGAATTAACTGGAAACAAAATCAATGACAAAATGTACTACAATCATTCAGGTCATCCAGGCGGAATGAGAGAGCGTAACGCAGACGAAATGCGTACTAAGTATCCTCAAGAAATGCTAGAAAGAGCAATCAAAGGGATGCTTCCAAAAGGTCCATTAGGTCGCAAAATGGCGAAGAAATTGCATGTATACAGAGGACCAGAACATAATAATCAAGCACAAAAACCAGAAGTTTACGAACTTCGTGGATAA
- the tenA gene encoding thiaminase II → MKFSESLREETKQSWDLSLNHPFVQGIVNGDLPLETFKNYIMQDIYYLKHYGKIHAFAAAHADDFSVSAKLAEKAKNTAQAELTVHKEHAAILNITDIDIKHFKPAPTAYAYTSHMYRAALSGSLGQIIASMLPCYWLYADIGMKNKNAKPKEKIYDNWIQMYASDWFQESTKEMVDLLDELAAEASDIEKEKMKEQFIIAKEYELAFWEMAYTFETWLSERKQVETSF, encoded by the coding sequence ATGAAATTTTCTGAGTCACTAAGAGAGGAAACAAAGCAAAGTTGGGATTTAAGCTTGAACCATCCTTTTGTACAAGGCATCGTCAATGGCGATTTGCCACTCGAAACATTCAAGAATTATATAATGCAAGACATTTACTATTTAAAACATTACGGAAAAATACACGCATTTGCCGCAGCACATGCTGATGATTTTAGTGTATCTGCAAAGTTAGCTGAAAAGGCAAAAAATACAGCCCAGGCAGAGCTCACTGTTCATAAGGAACATGCGGCAATCTTAAACATTACCGATATAGATATAAAGCATTTCAAACCAGCTCCAACTGCATACGCCTATACATCACATATGTACCGAGCCGCTCTATCGGGCAGTCTAGGACAAATAATAGCTTCTATGCTGCCATGTTACTGGTTATACGCAGATATTGGCATGAAAAATAAAAATGCTAAACCAAAGGAAAAAATATACGACAACTGGATTCAAATGTATGCAAGTGACTGGTTTCAAGAGTCTACTAAGGAAATGGTAGACCTATTAGATGAACTTGCAGCAGAAGCAAGTGACATTGAAAAAGAAAAGATGAAAGAGCAATTTATCATCGCAAAAGAATACGAACTTGCCTTTTGGGAAATGGCTTACACCTTTGAAACATGGCTGTCAGAACGGAAGCAGGTGGAAACTTCTTTTTAA
- the rpsI gene encoding 30S ribosomal protein S9: MAQVQYYGTGRRKSSTARVRLVPGTGNVTINGREAKDYFPYETQLLILNQPLAATETEGTYDVLVNVHGGGFTGQAGAIRHGIARALLEADPEYRASLKREGYLTRDARMKERKKYGLKGARRAPQFSKR; this comes from the coding sequence TTGGCACAAGTACAATATTACGGCACAGGTCGTAGAAAAAGTTCAACTGCTCGTGTACGTTTAGTACCAGGCACAGGTAATGTTACTATTAATGGTCGTGAAGCTAAAGACTATTTCCCATATGAAACACAACTTCTAATTCTTAACCAGCCACTAGCTGCTACTGAAACAGAAGGAACTTATGACGTGTTAGTTAACGTTCATGGTGGTGGATTCACTGGTCAAGCTGGTGCAATCCGTCACGGTATCGCTCGTGCACTATTAGAAGCTGATCCAGAATATCGTGCTTCTTTAAAACGCGAAGGCTACCTAACTCGTGATGCTCGTATGAAAGAACGTAAGAAATACGGTCTTAAAGGCGCACGTCGTGCACCTCAGTTCTCAAAACGTTAA
- a CDS encoding AI-2E family transporter, translating to MESIAGFFRKTGVKRTIIFGLIILILFSVRSMMNLILLTFIFSFLMNGLVKFTTARIKLNRTILILLLYAFIVSLLTVGIVKYLPVITIEISQLIRQISNFSFKSYDNAIVNFIESIIASNQITAYLEDGFSFLLKSFSDISKTSVQVLIALLLSLFFLLEKPRLLEFTGKFKHSKIAPFYREIEYFGRKFSRTFGKVIEAQFIIALINTFLTVIVLMILGFPQIIGLSIMVFFLGLIPVAGVIISLIPLTLIAFTIGGFLTVIYLFVAIMIIHAIEAYILNPKLMSSKTDLPVFYTFIVLIFSQHFFGVWGLIIGIPVFVFLLDILDVTDKPAESLNNSEDKEAI from the coding sequence ATGGAATCAATAGCGGGATTTTTTCGGAAAACAGGTGTTAAACGAACGATTATTTTTGGATTGATTATTCTTATCCTTTTTAGTGTTAGGAGTATGATGAATCTCATTCTGCTAACCTTTATTTTTTCATTTTTAATGAATGGGCTTGTTAAATTCACGACTGCACGTATTAAGCTAAATCGAACAATACTCATATTATTGCTATATGCGTTCATTGTCAGCCTGCTAACGGTCGGAATTGTGAAGTATTTACCGGTAATTACAATCGAAATCAGTCAATTGATTCGACAAATTTCCAATTTCTCATTTAAGTCGTATGATAATGCTATCGTTAACTTCATTGAATCGATTATTGCAAGCAATCAAATTACCGCTTATTTAGAAGATGGCTTCTCATTTCTTTTAAAGTCATTCTCAGATATTAGCAAAACGAGTGTCCAAGTGTTAATTGCTTTATTACTTAGCTTGTTTTTCCTTCTCGAAAAGCCACGATTGCTGGAATTCACTGGCAAGTTTAAACATAGTAAGATTGCTCCATTTTATCGAGAAATCGAATACTTTGGCAGAAAATTTTCACGCACATTCGGAAAGGTAATTGAAGCACAGTTCATAATTGCGCTCATTAACACATTCCTAACAGTGATTGTATTAATGATTCTTGGATTCCCGCAAATTATAGGATTGTCAATCATGGTTTTCTTCTTAGGGCTTATTCCTGTCGCAGGCGTTATTATTTCACTTATTCCTCTAACGCTTATTGCATTTACAATTGGAGGATTCTTAACCGTAATTTACTTATTCGTTGCAATTATGATTATCCATGCAATTGAAGCATACATTTTAAATCCAAAGTTAATGTCATCGAAAACGGATTTACCTGTATTTTATACATTTATCGTCCTTATTTTCTCGCAGCATTTCTTTGGCGTCTGGGGATTGATTATCGGAATTCCAGTGTTTGTGTTTCTACTTGATATACTAGATGTTACTGATAAACCTGCGGAAAGCCTGAATAACAGTGAAGATAAAGAAGCAATATAA
- the truA gene encoding tRNA pseudouridine(38-40) synthase TruA, which translates to MGRLKCTIIYDGSGFFGFQFQPTKRTVQGELEKALKQIHKGESIRLQASGRTDAGVHAKGQVIHFDSPLDIPELGWKRAMNTILPDDVYIDRVERVTDAFHARYSAVEKEYHYFVWNAEEPDVFKRNYAYYFSYNLDMEKMQKACRYLEGTHDFTTFSSAKATTKGTKIRTIYQATCNRKGAEIEFIFRGSGFLYNMVRIMVSVLLDIGQGRRNPTDIETLLDGKNRQLAGKTIAPQGLYLWQVKYDK; encoded by the coding sequence ATGGGAAGACTAAAATGTACAATCATTTATGACGGTTCCGGTTTCTTTGGCTTCCAATTTCAGCCAACAAAGCGTACCGTTCAAGGCGAATTGGAAAAAGCTCTTAAACAGATTCATAAAGGAGAATCGATTCGTCTGCAGGCATCTGGTAGAACGGATGCAGGGGTCCATGCAAAGGGACAAGTGATTCATTTCGATTCCCCCTTAGATATCCCGGAATTAGGCTGGAAACGAGCAATGAATACCATCTTGCCAGATGATGTCTATATTGATAGGGTCGAAAGGGTTACAGATGCATTTCATGCGAGATACAGTGCAGTGGAAAAGGAATATCACTATTTCGTTTGGAATGCAGAAGAGCCAGACGTATTTAAACGAAACTACGCCTATTATTTTTCATATAATCTCGACATGGAGAAGATGCAGAAGGCGTGTCGCTATTTAGAGGGAACACATGATTTCACAACGTTTTCCTCGGCAAAGGCGACAACGAAAGGCACTAAGATAAGAACAATTTATCAAGCAACCTGCAATCGAAAAGGAGCCGAAATTGAGTTCATTTTCCGCGGATCTGGCTTTTTATATAATATGGTTCGAATAATGGTTAGCGTGTTATTAGATATCGGGCAAGGAAGAAGAAATCCAACCGATATTGAAACGCTATTAGACGGGAAAAATCGCCAGCTTGCCGGCAAAACAATTGCACCTCAAGGACTGTATTTATGGCAAGTAAAATATGATAAATAA